A region of Paenibacillus sp. JNUCC-31 DNA encodes the following proteins:
- a CDS encoding PAS domain S-box protein: MDINKTETLKRIISEGSSYRSLFFNHPDAIYVMDIHGNYIDANPSIERISGYTFEELRRMNRVGICPPESEELRKEYIREVLAGHSVSNSITFYHRDGSLKHAEITYVPITEQEEIVGIYGIARDVTEMVEVERKLQETQEKYQMLADHAQDLITTTSLDGKLLYVSPSVYPLLGYRPEEVTGRFLRDYCHPEDYPVLQELSLSGNGCKMRVLHKKGHYIWMETLAKPVAGELHKGTQIVSISRDITQHKDAERRLRESRQRYKSLFEHNPAAVYSLDLVGNYNAVNRNLVKMLDIPRSQLMGQSFLSHLDQSEVHAGKAYFELVKQGKPQHYETRIVNARGRKIDVSIINVPIIVDQELVGVYGILSDITERKDYTEQIQELSKQHALILNSVTEGIYGLDAEGITRFMNPAAASMFGYTVEEFIGKSSHPIIHHSRADGSYFPKKECPIQMTVMDGQCRTVKEDVFWRKDGTSFLVEYQVTPIIDEGQIQGAVIVFNDVTGDREIMRAKETAELAAQAKSEFLSMVSHEIRTPMNGIVGMTELLIGTDLSEEQREYAEIIRESGDALLNILNDILDFSKLESGKMALAFEPFSLRKMLEQVAELFSPGAEEKQLKIRYRLNPDIPEFMVGDAMRIRQILVNLVSNALKFTNQGSIDVAVDIIHGSRPETSLLDFAVKDTGIGIPEDKLDQLFQSFSQLHPVINRKYGGTGLGLVISKRLVEIMGGSISVESEEGKGSTFRFAVPATSVDVSAEKTARQFSHDRTRQGDKVAMRILVAEDHPVNRKILTEYLEKLGYQADVCTNGVEAIEAISQNTYDIVLMDLQMPVMDGLKATDLVHRLIPQERIPAIIAVTGNAKREDKEACLEIGMRDFISKPVMLSELKRVLQQWGPTDEPQLAPS, encoded by the coding sequence TTGGATATTAATAAAACGGAAACTCTGAAGCGCATTATTTCTGAGGGGAGTTCTTACCGATCACTGTTTTTTAACCACCCGGATGCCATATATGTGATGGACATCCATGGAAATTATATTGATGCCAATCCCTCTATTGAGCGGATTTCAGGGTATACATTTGAAGAACTCCGTCGGATGAATCGAGTGGGGATCTGTCCCCCTGAGAGTGAGGAGTTACGAAAAGAATATATTCGTGAGGTACTGGCTGGACATTCAGTTAGTAATTCGATCACATTTTATCATAGAGATGGTTCTCTCAAACATGCCGAGATTACCTATGTGCCCATAACGGAGCAAGAAGAGATCGTTGGGATATACGGTATCGCCAGGGACGTAACCGAGATGGTAGAAGTGGAACGTAAATTGCAGGAAACGCAGGAGAAGTATCAGATGCTGGCTGACCATGCTCAGGACCTCATTACTACAACCTCCCTGGACGGTAAGCTGTTATACGTTTCCCCTTCTGTCTATCCGTTGCTCGGATATCGTCCAGAAGAGGTGACAGGAAGGTTTCTGAGGGATTACTGTCACCCGGAGGATTACCCCGTGTTACAGGAATTGTCATTGAGCGGGAATGGCTGCAAGATGCGTGTGCTGCACAAGAAGGGGCACTACATCTGGATGGAAACATTGGCGAAGCCAGTGGCCGGAGAGTTGCACAAGGGCACACAGATCGTAAGTATCAGTCGTGACATTACACAGCACAAGGATGCAGAAAGACGTCTGCGGGAGAGTCGCCAGCGTTACAAATCCTTATTTGAGCACAATCCGGCTGCGGTCTACTCGTTGGATCTGGTAGGGAATTACAACGCAGTGAACCGCAATTTGGTAAAAATGCTGGACATCCCTCGAAGCCAATTGATGGGTCAGTCCTTTCTTTCTCATCTGGATCAGAGTGAAGTTCACGCCGGAAAAGCTTATTTTGAACTGGTCAAACAGGGTAAACCCCAGCATTATGAAACAAGGATCGTGAATGCCCGCGGCCGAAAGATTGATGTATCCATCATTAATGTCCCCATTATTGTGGATCAGGAACTCGTGGGTGTGTATGGGATTTTGTCCGATATTACGGAGCGTAAGGACTATACGGAGCAGATTCAGGAGCTTAGCAAGCAGCATGCGCTGATTCTTAACTCGGTTACAGAGGGAATCTATGGATTGGATGCAGAGGGGATTACCCGATTCATGAACCCGGCTGCGGCATCCATGTTCGGTTATACAGTAGAAGAGTTTATTGGCAAAAGCTCACATCCCATCATCCACCATTCACGTGCAGATGGCAGTTACTTTCCCAAAAAAGAATGTCCTATTCAGATGACGGTGATGGATGGGCAGTGCCGTACGGTTAAGGAGGATGTGTTCTGGCGTAAAGACGGAACAAGCTTCCTGGTGGAATATCAGGTTACACCGATCATCGATGAGGGTCAGATCCAGGGCGCCGTTATCGTGTTTAATGATGTGACAGGCGATCGTGAAATTATGCGCGCCAAGGAGACGGCCGAACTTGCGGCACAGGCCAAGTCGGAATTTCTGTCCATGGTCAGTCACGAGATTCGTACACCGATGAATGGAATTGTAGGCATGACAGAATTGTTAATCGGCACCGATCTATCGGAGGAACAGCGTGAATATGCTGAGATCATCCGTGAGAGCGGCGATGCATTGTTGAACATTCTGAATGATATCCTGGATTTCAGCAAGCTGGAGTCTGGCAAAATGGCTCTAGCCTTCGAACCATTCTCGTTACGCAAGATGTTGGAGCAGGTAGCGGAACTGTTCTCGCCTGGAGCAGAAGAAAAACAATTGAAGATACGGTATCGTCTCAATCCGGACATTCCTGAATTTATGGTGGGTGACGCGATGCGTATTCGGCAGATTCTCGTCAATCTGGTCAGTAATGCCTTGAAGTTTACGAATCAGGGCAGTATTGATGTCGCGGTTGATATCATTCACGGCAGCCGTCCGGAAACGAGTTTGCTGGACTTTGCAGTAAAGGATACGGGAATTGGTATTCCAGAGGATAAGCTGGATCAGCTATTCCAGTCATTCTCTCAACTGCACCCGGTTATTAACCGCAAGTATGGGGGTACCGGTCTTGGGCTGGTCATATCGAAGCGGCTCGTAGAAATTATGGGTGGCAGTATCAGTGTGGAAAGTGAGGAGGGGAAAGGTTCGACCTTCCGCTTCGCAGTGCCTGCGACAAGTGTAGATGTATCTGCGGAGAAGACTGCACGCCAGTTCAGCCATGATCGTACACGCCAGGGCGATAAGGTAGCGATGCGTATCCTGGTTGCCGAAGATCATCCGGTTAATCGAAAAATTCTCACAGAGTATCTGGAGAAGCTTGGTTACCAAGCTGATGTGTGCACGAATGGGGTCGAGGCTATCGAAGCCATTTCGCAGAATACCTATGACATCGTATTGATGGATCTCCAGATGCCTGTCATGGATGGGCTCAAAGCGACAGATCTTGTACACCGATTGATTCCGCAGGAGCGGATACCGGCTATTATAGCGGTTACGGGTAATGCCAAACGTGAAGACAAGGAAGCCTGTTTGGAGATTGGGATGCGTGACTTCATTAGCAAACCGGTCATGCTGAGTGAATTGAAACGGGTGCTTCAACAGTGGGGGCCGACAGATGAACCCCAGCTTGCACCAAGTTGA
- a CDS encoding alpha-glycosidase, with product MLLEAIYHQPKRNWAYAYDKDTVRLRLRAKKNDLTEVYAMTGDKYAWDNTKELIPLAKFASDSMFDYYEGEIKPPYHRLKYSFLLKSGDEQIWMSETDFQEHEPDDPGQMFQFPYIHPGAVFTPPAWVKDAVFYQIFPERFANGNPELNPENVEPWGGEPTPFNFFGGDLQGVMDHLDYLSELGINAIYFTPIFAATTNHKYDTEDYLRVGQHFGDADTVKRLVKLCHERGIRVLLDAVFNHSGKTFAPFVDVQENGEKSKYKDWFHVHEFPLDVKDGIPTYETFGFEPHMPKLNTENPEVKDYLLKVAEYWIKEVGMDGWRLDVADEVDDAFWRDFRRVVKAANPDAYILGEIWNESSAWLQGDQFDASMNYPFTDAVNGFFVRNKMNAETFADSIGRQLSRYPLQASEVAFNLLDSHDTPRLLTLCEGDQRKMKLAALFQFTYLGTPCIYYGDEIGLDGGADPGCRKCMEWDEAKQDRELFTFYQQLIALRHAHPALRAEGRVRFLQARAEGSQLVLERQSDEERILILFNRSEETAIVELEAGNREWKELFGENYRTAKEEGILAVELPAYGYAVLSSNPV from the coding sequence ATGCTGCTGGAAGCCATCTATCATCAACCCAAGCGAAACTGGGCGTACGCCTACGACAAGGATACCGTTCGTCTGCGTCTGCGCGCCAAAAAGAATGATCTCACCGAAGTCTACGCCATGACGGGTGACAAATACGCATGGGACAATACCAAAGAACTGATTCCTTTAGCCAAGTTCGCATCTGACTCCATGTTTGATTATTACGAGGGTGAAATAAAGCCACCATATCATCGCCTGAAGTACTCTTTTTTGCTAAAAAGTGGAGACGAGCAGATCTGGATGTCCGAAACGGATTTTCAGGAACATGAACCTGACGATCCCGGGCAAATGTTTCAGTTCCCGTATATTCATCCGGGTGCTGTTTTTACACCACCTGCTTGGGTGAAAGATGCTGTTTTCTATCAGATCTTCCCCGAGCGGTTTGCCAATGGCAATCCTGAACTTAATCCGGAGAATGTCGAACCTTGGGGCGGCGAACCTACACCGTTTAATTTCTTCGGCGGTGACCTCCAGGGTGTGATGGATCATTTGGACTATCTTAGCGAGCTGGGCATTAACGCTATATATTTTACCCCCATCTTCGCAGCAACTACCAACCATAAGTATGATACCGAGGATTATCTGCGGGTAGGTCAGCATTTCGGTGATGCAGACACGGTCAAACGACTGGTCAAGCTGTGTCATGAACGTGGCATCCGGGTGCTCCTGGACGCGGTATTCAATCATTCAGGGAAGACGTTTGCGCCATTTGTGGACGTGCAGGAGAACGGGGAGAAGTCCAAGTACAAGGATTGGTTCCATGTGCATGAATTTCCGCTGGATGTGAAGGATGGCATCCCTACCTATGAGACCTTTGGATTTGAGCCTCACATGCCGAAGCTGAACACGGAAAATCCCGAGGTGAAGGACTATCTGCTCAAGGTTGCCGAGTATTGGATTAAGGAAGTGGGTATGGACGGCTGGCGACTGGATGTCGCGGATGAGGTGGATGATGCATTCTGGCGTGACTTCCGCCGAGTGGTGAAAGCTGCAAATCCGGATGCGTACATTCTCGGGGAGATATGGAATGAATCCTCAGCCTGGCTGCAAGGTGACCAGTTCGATGCCTCCATGAACTATCCGTTTACCGATGCCGTGAATGGTTTCTTTGTGAGAAATAAAATGAATGCCGAGACGTTCGCGGACTCTATCGGCCGACAATTGTCACGTTATCCGCTGCAGGCGAGCGAAGTGGCCTTCAACCTGCTGGACAGCCACGATACACCGAGGCTGCTCACGCTATGTGAAGGTGACCAGCGCAAGATGAAGTTGGCAGCGCTGTTCCAGTTCACTTACCTGGGCACACCGTGTATCTATTACGGGGACGAGATTGGGCTGGATGGCGGCGCTGATCCGGGATGCCGGAAATGCATGGAGTGGGACGAAGCGAAGCAGGACCGCGAGTTGTTCACCTTTTATCAGCAGCTCATTGCACTTCGCCATGCTCATCCTGCCCTGCGCGCAGAAGGCCGCGTTCGATTCCTGCAGGCCCGTGCCGAAGGAAGCCAGCTGGTCCTGGAACGGCAAAGTGACGAGGAACGCATTCTGATCTTGTTCAATCGCTCGGAAGAAACGGCTATCGTCGAGCTGGAAGCGGGTAACAGGGAATGGAAGGAATTATTTGGAGAGAATTATCGTACAGCGAAGGAAGAGGGTATTCTGGCGGTCGAGCTGCCCGCATATGGATACGCTGTGCTAAGTTCGAATCCCGTGTAA
- a CDS encoding response regulator transcription factor, giving the protein MKTKLLYIEDDTEIATWVRADLEERGYEVIWLGSGEGAGEAAGGCSLIILDVMLPGLDGFTVGQRLKKEHPSVPIVMLSARTSIDDKLHGLDFADDYVTKPFHPDELAARIEVQLRKAGTDVSSETVVKLDHLSIYEKDHRIVNEETGEEIILSGKQFHIFAYLLRHMGMIRTKEQIYEAVWNEPYLDGDKTLMVHIRHLREKLELDPANPAIIQTIRGVGYRVKKP; this is encoded by the coding sequence ATGAAAACAAAATTGTTATACATTGAAGACGATACGGAAATTGCGACATGGGTCAGAGCTGACCTGGAGGAACGTGGTTATGAGGTCATATGGCTCGGAAGTGGAGAGGGCGCGGGTGAAGCCGCCGGAGGCTGTTCGCTGATTATTCTGGATGTCATGCTGCCGGGGCTGGATGGATTTACAGTCGGGCAGCGGCTCAAAAAGGAACATCCTTCTGTGCCCATCGTCATGCTCTCGGCCAGAACGTCCATTGACGACAAGCTGCATGGGCTCGATTTTGCCGATGATTATGTAACCAAGCCGTTTCATCCTGATGAACTCGCTGCCCGAATTGAAGTGCAACTGCGGAAGGCGGGAACGGATGTCTCGTCCGAAACCGTCGTAAAGCTGGATCATCTGTCCATCTATGAGAAGGACCATCGGATCGTCAATGAGGAAACCGGGGAAGAGATTATTTTATCAGGCAAACAATTTCATATCTTCGCCTATCTGCTCAGGCATATGGGCATGATTCGCACAAAAGAACAGATCTACGAGGCTGTTTGGAATGAGCCTTATCTCGACGGGGACAAGACACTAATGGTACATATTCGACATTTGCGCGAGAAGCTGGAGCTTGATCCGGCGAACCCTGCCATCATTCAAACGATCCGCGGTGTAGGGTACCGCGTGAAGAAGCCATGA
- the sdaAB gene encoding L-serine ammonia-lyase, iron-sulfur-dependent subunit beta produces the protein MRFKDVFSIIGPSMTGPSSSHTAGAARLGRIARQWLGCTPERARLTLYGSFADTYQGHGTDLALIGGLLDYVTDDPRIPDAEQYAEEAGMEVEFFTSGLPAPHPNTVKIELWHGERKCSLIGASIGGGSVSVHALNDFRVQISGEFPTLVLRHSDKAGVLASVTSTISSSGVNIGYMQVDRKARDGEALTAMEMDGVPNPEMLNRLRSLDHVLEIRVIDLKRGVEPDAV, from the coding sequence ATGCGTTTTAAAGACGTTTTTTCAATTATTGGCCCGTCGATGACAGGGCCATCAAGTTCACATACGGCTGGAGCGGCACGATTGGGACGAATTGCCCGTCAGTGGCTGGGATGCACGCCAGAACGGGCCCGGCTTACTCTGTACGGCTCGTTTGCCGATACGTATCAGGGGCACGGCACGGATCTCGCGTTGATCGGTGGTCTGCTTGATTATGTCACCGACGATCCGCGTATCCCGGATGCAGAGCAATATGCTGAGGAAGCGGGCATGGAGGTTGAGTTTTTCACAAGCGGTCTGCCAGCTCCCCATCCGAATACGGTCAAGATTGAATTGTGGCATGGGGAGCGCAAATGTTCTTTAATCGGTGCATCCATTGGTGGTGGCAGTGTATCGGTTCATGCCTTGAATGATTTCCGGGTACAGATCAGCGGAGAGTTTCCGACGCTTGTTCTGCGTCATTCAGACAAAGCTGGGGTTCTCGCTTCGGTAACGTCCACAATCAGCTCGTCAGGTGTGAACATCGGGTATATGCAAGTTGATCGGAAAGCCAGGGATGGTGAAGCCTTGACTGCGATGGAGATGGATGGTGTGCCAAATCCCGAGATGTTGAATCGTCTGCGATCGCTGGACCATGTACTTGAAATTCGCGTCATCGATTTGAAGAGAGGAGTGGAGCCGGATGCGGTTTAA
- the sdaAA gene encoding L-serine ammonia-lyase, iron-sulfur-dependent, subunit alpha, translating to MRFKHLHELNTICTAESKTIAELMIEEQVQETNTPRAGVVQQMSDYYQVMKEAVHKGLTEDTTSRSGLTGGDGKKMAEYIRQGETCSGDASALAMAYALCVSEVNASMGRIVATPTAGSCGIIPGVFISSQERFGWSDEHLVNGLFCAGAIGYVIANNSFISGAEGGCQAEVGSAIGMAAGAMVELRGGTPEQVVHAVGLALKNTLGLICDPVAGLVEIPCIVRNGLGAVTALAAADMALAGVRSAIPSDEVIDVMLEVGSAMPSRHRETAQGGLAQTPTGRKMMEKLAKPKAKRAEPESESESPGENEPEAKA from the coding sequence ATGCGGTTTAAACATCTACATGAACTGAATACCATCTGTACAGCGGAGTCCAAAACCATTGCCGAACTGATGATCGAAGAGCAGGTTCAGGAAACCAATACTCCAAGAGCGGGTGTTGTGCAGCAGATGTCGGATTACTATCAGGTGATGAAGGAAGCTGTACACAAAGGACTGACAGAAGATACGACATCACGAAGCGGCTTGACTGGCGGAGACGGCAAAAAAATGGCCGAGTACATTCGCCAAGGTGAGACTTGCTCTGGAGATGCTTCTGCATTAGCTATGGCGTATGCCCTGTGTGTATCTGAAGTGAATGCCTCCATGGGCCGGATCGTAGCGACACCGACAGCGGGCTCCTGCGGCATTATTCCAGGTGTGTTTATCAGTTCCCAGGAGCGGTTTGGCTGGAGTGACGAGCATTTGGTAAACGGTCTGTTCTGTGCTGGTGCGATTGGATATGTTATTGCCAACAACTCGTTTATTTCCGGTGCGGAAGGCGGCTGTCAGGCGGAAGTAGGTTCAGCAATCGGCATGGCTGCGGGTGCCATGGTTGAACTACGAGGAGGTACACCAGAGCAGGTTGTCCATGCGGTAGGTCTCGCGTTAAAAAATACACTGGGCCTCATCTGCGATCCGGTTGCGGGCCTCGTGGAGATCCCGTGCATCGTCCGTAACGGACTCGGTGCGGTAACCGCGCTGGCTGCGGCCGATATGGCACTAGCCGGGGTGCGCAGTGCCATTCCGTCAGACGAAGTTATAGATGTCATGCTTGAAGTGGGCAGTGCGATGCCAAGCAGGCACCGTGAAACGGCTCAAGGCGGGCTCGCTCAAACGCCAACAGGACGGAAAATGATGGAAAAGCTGGCCAAACCGAAGGCGAAGCGTGCAGAACCTGAGTCTGAGTCTGAGTCTCCTGGTGAAAATGAACCAGAAGCTAAGGCATAA
- a CDS encoding ABC transporter permease, whose protein sequence is MTGRALSSDWLKIRGKGIWFLVFLAPIGLTAMQALNFGLRLDYLKQQYGDNLWGGLLNNVVVFVPLALMLGATILSSMIANVEHEQGSWKQLLALPIPRTAVYLAKFMLACILLIVSSLLLTVGVVGLGLVLGFDASEIPWTDTIRLGLLPLAGALPVLSLELWLTMVTKNQALPVTLGIILAVMGMFSLSISPYFPLAWAQMAWNGPHSWMYAGMGIGMGLLIMLLGMIHFSRKDVA, encoded by the coding sequence ATGACAGGCCGAGCATTATCGTCCGATTGGCTCAAAATCCGCGGCAAAGGTATCTGGTTCCTCGTGTTTCTGGCGCCCATTGGGCTGACAGCGATGCAGGCGTTGAACTTCGGATTACGTCTGGATTATCTGAAACAGCAGTATGGGGATAATCTGTGGGGCGGCTTATTGAACAATGTGGTTGTGTTTGTACCCCTCGCTTTGATGTTGGGGGCGACTATTCTTAGTTCAATGATTGCCAATGTTGAACATGAGCAGGGATCATGGAAACAGCTTCTGGCATTACCCATTCCGAGAACTGCCGTGTATCTGGCAAAATTCATGCTGGCTTGCATCTTGCTTATCGTCTCCTCTTTATTGTTAACGGTGGGGGTGGTAGGTCTGGGGCTCGTGCTCGGATTCGATGCCAGTGAGATACCATGGACGGATACCATCAGACTGGGGCTGCTGCCTTTGGCCGGGGCGCTTCCTGTATTGTCATTGGAGCTATGGCTCACGATGGTCACCAAAAATCAGGCACTTCCCGTAACCCTGGGCATTATTCTCGCCGTGATGGGGATGTTCTCGCTCAGTATCTCACCGTACTTCCCGCTTGCTTGGGCACAAATGGCCTGGAATGGACCCCATTCATGGATGTATGCAGGTATGGGTATAGGTATGGGCTTGCTGATCATGTTGCTGGGTATGATTCACTTCAGCCGGAAGGATGTGGCCTGA
- a CDS encoding ABC transporter ATP-binding protein: MSNNIIQTANLWKTYRDRAAVRELDLHIKKGDIYGFLGPNGAGKTTTIRMLLGLIKPTKGVIRIFDKDIRKDRMDILRRVGSLVEYPSYYGHLNAVENLEALRRIINVPKSRIDEVLSIVDLTRDAKRSVKGYSLGMKQRLGIASALLGEPELLILDEPTNGLDPAGIQEIRELIKRMPLEHGITVLVSSHLLSEVEQMASRVGIIREGKMVLQDTIANLHSQTGSSIRLTVSEPEEAMKLAREQGQFGERQGAALTFPYMDNSAIALLVRRLVEQDHAVYRVEEHRQSLEDLFMRVIGEGANV; the protein is encoded by the coding sequence GTGAGTAATAACATTATTCAAACCGCTAATTTATGGAAAACTTATCGGGATCGTGCGGCGGTCCGTGAGCTTGACTTGCATATTAAAAAGGGAGATATTTACGGCTTCCTGGGTCCCAACGGTGCCGGAAAGACAACAACGATTCGCATGCTTCTTGGCTTAATCAAGCCAACCAAAGGAGTCATCCGTATATTCGACAAAGATATCCGCAAAGATCGCATGGATATTCTGCGGCGTGTAGGTTCCTTGGTTGAATATCCATCGTATTACGGACACCTGAACGCGGTGGAGAACCTGGAAGCCCTGCGCCGGATTATCAATGTACCCAAATCGAGGATTGACGAAGTGCTCTCCATTGTCGATCTGACCCGCGACGCGAAACGCTCGGTGAAAGGATACTCTCTTGGCATGAAGCAGCGTCTGGGTATTGCCAGTGCATTGTTGGGCGAACCGGAATTGCTTATCTTGGACGAGCCCACGAATGGACTCGATCCTGCGGGAATTCAGGAGATTCGGGAACTAATCAAACGCATGCCACTGGAACATGGCATCACGGTCCTCGTTTCCAGCCATTTGCTGAGTGAAGTGGAGCAGATGGCAAGCCGTGTCGGCATTATTCGTGAGGGCAAGATGGTGCTTCAGGATACCATCGCGAATCTGCATAGCCAGACAGGCAGCTCCATTCGACTAACCGTATCCGAGCCGGAAGAGGCGATGAAGCTTGCAAGGGAGCAAGGGCAGTTCGGCGAGCGGCAAGGAGCAGCCCTGACGTTCCCTTATATGGATAATAGTGCAATCGCCTTGCTGGTACGCCGACTGGTCGAGCAGGATCACGCGGTCTATCGCGTGGAAGAGCATCGTCAATCACTGGAAGACCTGTTCATGCGGGTCATCGGTGAGGGGGCGAACGTATGA
- a CDS encoding HAMP domain-containing sensor histidine kinase encodes MKGEGRKDRIPAGKRKLRFGRSLMSRYMLLILAAVLFVPVVLPLTSIIYVVVVNNTNIENTAPYGDSTKISNLWSRESKELHGATPEEIHKRLEQLHGKYPKSSMYYVNKKGETAYILGGEDVNVTESTQAGITVTTLKWARNDKNAAVTRIPDLWDANSALEFMKEASYRDPLTVVSFVGGDNEDKGQGFMVIEVPRYLLEKSQNNWPMELLYLGVLMMIILLLFIVMSILFFARIRKRLIRLQTAMMTPGKEGIPLPVDILRSDEIGQLEESFNAMVYQLTDSRHREREEEQLRKRLVAGLSHDLRTPLTVIRGHMHSLHKEPLSATADNSLRRMEAKMDDLSGLIDNMLSYNLLASGKYTLKLEQKDILRIVREAAAAWYPVWEKEQYEIDIDLPEEPLIWQVDEQGMRRVLDNLFQNVIRHAACGKYIGISTSVVQGRVALVIQDRGPGLQEDSDTKGTGLGLSIVDLLIREMGLRKRLDSSPEGVRIYIYF; translated from the coding sequence ATGAAGGGAGAAGGGCGTAAGGACCGAATTCCGGCAGGGAAACGTAAGCTGCGCTTTGGAAGGTCCCTGATGTCCCGTTATATGTTGCTGATCCTGGCGGCGGTTTTATTTGTTCCGGTTGTTCTTCCGCTCACATCCATCATTTACGTTGTGGTGGTGAACAATACCAATATAGAGAATACAGCCCCCTATGGGGACTCTACGAAAATCAGCAACTTGTGGTCCAGGGAGTCCAAGGAACTACATGGGGCTACACCGGAAGAGATTCATAAACGATTGGAACAGCTACACGGTAAATATCCAAAATCGTCAATGTATTATGTGAACAAGAAGGGCGAAACGGCATATATACTCGGAGGGGAAGACGTTAACGTAACGGAGTCAACGCAGGCCGGAATAACGGTAACCACGTTGAAGTGGGCACGGAATGACAAGAATGCGGCAGTGACCCGAATTCCTGACTTATGGGATGCAAACTCTGCCCTCGAATTTATGAAGGAAGCCTCCTATCGTGATCCACTTACGGTGGTTTCATTTGTGGGAGGCGACAACGAGGACAAGGGTCAGGGCTTTATGGTAATTGAGGTACCCCGGTATCTGTTGGAAAAATCGCAGAATAATTGGCCCATGGAACTCTTGTATTTGGGCGTCTTGATGATGATCATCCTCCTGTTGTTCATCGTCATGTCGATCCTGTTCTTTGCGCGAATTCGCAAGCGACTCATTCGGCTGCAGACGGCAATGATGACTCCGGGCAAAGAAGGCATTCCGCTTCCTGTGGACATTCTCAGATCCGACGAGATCGGACAGTTGGAAGAATCATTCAATGCAATGGTGTATCAGTTGACAGACAGCCGTCACCGGGAACGGGAGGAAGAACAGTTGCGCAAACGTCTGGTTGCGGGACTGTCGCATGATCTGCGTACGCCGCTGACTGTAATTCGTGGACACATGCATTCACTTCACAAAGAGCCGCTAAGCGCAACTGCGGACAATTCATTGCGCCGGATGGAAGCCAAAATGGATGACTTGAGCGGACTCATTGATAACATGTTGTCTTATAACCTGCTCGCCAGTGGGAAATATACTCTGAAGCTGGAACAGAAGGACATCCTGCGAATTGTCAGGGAGGCCGCAGCGGCTTGGTACCCCGTTTGGGAGAAAGAACAATATGAGATTGATATTGATCTGCCGGAAGAACCATTAATCTGGCAGGTCGATGAGCAGGGCATGCGCCGTGTTCTCGATAACCTGTTTCAGAATGTGATTCGTCATGCAGCCTGCGGAAAATATATCGGCATATCGACAAGTGTGGTTCAAGGAAGAGTTGCTCTTGTTATTCAAGATCGGGGACCTGGACTCCAGGAGGATTCCGATACCAAAGGAACAGGCCTGGGCTTATCCATTGTGGATCTGTTGATTCGAGAAATGGGACTGCGCAAGCGGCTGGATAGCTCACCGGAAGGGGTCCGTATCTATATCTATTTTTAA
- a CDS encoding ABC transporter permease: MSFATTYFRILSAERLKMGKSPVWLLILLSPLIALLIGLLSTPSGNWRVLMTTMVFLHGLLLLPILTGVFTSFVCRFEHAGGGWKQMLVLPLTRTGVYAGKLTIVLLLLAGTQLLLLGSILLAGQLQGLTAPVPWGFLAEKLLLGLFACLPLAALQMFVSLVWSSFAAPLALNFALTVPNILIVNSVTFGPYYPWAQPMILMTPMEGEGFGAYNVPLETMLTVVGGSAVLFMLIGVLYFRKKEI, translated from the coding sequence ATGAGCTTTGCCACAACCTATTTCCGGATTTTGTCCGCTGAGCGGCTGAAAATGGGCAAGTCTCCCGTGTGGCTTCTGATCCTGCTGAGTCCCTTAATTGCGCTGCTTATTGGGCTGTTATCCACCCCCTCCGGGAATTGGCGTGTATTGATGACAACAATGGTCTTCCTGCATGGTTTATTGTTGTTGCCGATTCTGACTGGTGTATTTACTTCCTTTGTCTGCCGCTTCGAACATGCAGGAGGAGGCTGGAAACAGATGCTGGTCTTGCCGCTCACCCGTACAGGCGTATATGCCGGCAAACTGACAATCGTGCTGCTTCTTCTGGCGGGGACGCAACTATTGTTGCTGGGTTCCATTTTGCTTGCTGGTCAGCTTCAGGGGTTGACAGCTCCTGTTCCATGGGGATTCCTTGCAGAGAAGTTGTTGTTGGGCTTGTTCGCCTGTTTGCCGCTTGCTGCTCTGCAGATGTTTGTTTCCTTGGTATGGAGCAGCTTTGCGGCGCCGCTGGCATTGAATTTTGCGTTGACAGTACCCAATATTCTGATCGTCAACTCGGTCACTTTTGGCCCGTATTACCCTTGGGCGCAGCCAATGATCTTAATGACGCCGATGGAAGGCGAGGGATTTGGAGCTTACAATGTTCCACTCGAGACCATGCTGACGGTAGTTGGAGGCAGTGCTGTACTCTTCATGCTTATCGGCGTTTTATATTTTAGAAAAAAAGAAATTTGA